A segment of the Brevundimonas sp. M20 genome:
CTTCCCCGCCCTGACCCGCGACGGCATGACCGGCTGGTATCGGGACGAGATGCAGAAGGCCTGGGTCGACTGGACCCGCGCCGGGGTGGCCATGACCGGCTACACCACCGAACAGAACGCCGACGACATCGAGGACCTGCGCCGCCACCTCGGCGTCGACAAGGTCAATCTGTGGGGCATCAGCTACGGTACCCACCTGGCCCTCTCGGTCCTGAAGCGGCACCCGCACTCCATCGGCCGCGTCGCCCTCGCCAGCCTTGAGGGGCAGGACCAGACGGTGAAGCGCCCGGCGCGAATCGACGCCTTCCTGAACCGCGTGGACCGGCTGCTGGACAACGACCCGGTCGCCCGCGCCGCCATCCCGAACCTGCCCGCCCTGATGCGCCGCGTGCATGCGCGGCTTGAGGCAGATCCGGTGACGCTGACCCTCGCCAACGGCGAAGTCGCCCGGCTCGGCGGCTTCGGCGTGCAGCTTCTGGCGGGCGGGATGGTCGCCAACCCGCCCTCGCTGTCGATGCTGCCGCGTCTCTATCTGGCGCTTGACGCAGGCATGACGGAGGCCTTGGCGCCGATGATGCCGCCGTTCTCGAGCCTGTTCAGCCTCTCGGGCATGCCGGAAGCCATGGACATCGCCTCGGGCATCTCTCCGGAGCGGCTGGCTCTGGTTGAGGAAGAACGGAAGACGGCCGTGCTGGGCGACGCCTTCAACTTCCCCATGCCGCATCTGCTGGGTGCAATCCCCGGCCTCGATCTGGGTCCGGACTTCCG
Coding sequences within it:
- a CDS encoding alpha/beta fold hydrolase, yielding MTHTALNRRSLLAAAGIAAPALALPWSARARTQAEAGPFRFVAGNGQETDAERGFFEVPEDRNIPGSRRIRIGYVRFPSTSPNPGPPIVYLAGGPGGSGPRTAMGPRFPIFMALREVADVIALDQRGVGLSAHIPDRPAATGPFPALTRDGMTGWYRDEMQKAWVDWTRAGVAMTGYTTEQNADDIEDLRRHLGVDKVNLWGISYGTHLALSVLKRHPHSIGRVALASLEGQDQTVKRPARIDAFLNRVDRLLDNDPVARAAIPNLPALMRRVHARLEADPVTLTLANGEVARLGGFGVQLLAGGMVANPPSLSMLPRLYLALDAGMTEALAPMMPPFSSLFSLSGMPEAMDIASGISPERLALVEEERKTAVLGDAFNFPMPHLLGAIPGLDLGPDFRASIHIDTPALLVAGSLDGRTPLEEQAEVIAQFRNRSQVLVENAGHNVFEAHPEVQPLLVRFFSEQPVADTTLTLPPPTFAAG